Proteins from one Aquila chrysaetos chrysaetos chromosome 5, bAquChr1.4, whole genome shotgun sequence genomic window:
- the DNAJC2 gene encoding dnaJ homolog subfamily C member 2 isoform X1 has protein sequence MLRGAQEGQVTAVTRALSAASVLCQVEPVGRWFEAFIKRRNINVSASFQELEDEKELSEESGDEELQLEEFPMLKTLDPKDWKNQDHYAVLGLGNIRYRATQKQIKAAHKSMVLKHHPDKRKAAGEQIGEGDNDYFTCITKAYEILSDPVKRRAFNSIDPTFDNSVPSKSEAKENFFEVFSPVFERNARWSNKKNVPKLGDMNSSFEEVDAFYSFWYNFDSWREFSYLDEEEKEKAECRDERRWIEKQNRAARALRKKEEMNRIRTLVDNAYSCDPRIKKFKEEEKAKKEAEKKAKVEAKRKEQEAKEKQRQAELEAARLAKEKEEEEVRQQALVAKKEKEIQKKAIKKERQKLRTTCKNWNYFSDNEADCVKMMEEVEKLCDRLELASLQCLNEALTSTTREGGKAAVVKQIEEINEQIRREKEEAEARMRQATKSSEKSSTGGGGGSKNWPEDDLQLLIKAVNLFPAGTNSRWEVIANYMNLHSATGIKRTAKDVINKAKSLQKLDPHQKDDINKKAFDKFKKEHGVVPQMDSAAPSERFEGSPLDSSPWTTEEQKLLEQALKTYPVNTPERWEKIAAAVPGRSKKDCMKRYKELVEMVKAKKAAQEQVMNATKVKK, from the exons atgctGCGGGGGGCGCAGGAGGGGCAGGTCACGGCCGTCACCCGGGCGCTGTCGGCAG CATCAGTACTCTGTCAAGTGGAACCTGTGGGAAGATGGTTTGAAGCATTTATTAAGAGGAGAAACATAAAtgtttctgcctctttccaggAGCTAGAAGATGAGAAGGAACTGTCTGAAGAATCAGGGGATGAAGAATTGCAGCTTGAAGAATTTCCTATGTTAAAAACCCTTGATCCAAAGGACTGGAAG AATCAAGACCATTATGCAGTCCTTGGGCTAGGAAATATACGATACAGGGCTACTCAGAAACAAATCAAAGCAGCTC ATAAATCCATGGTTTTGAAACATCATCCAGACAAGCGAAAAGCTGCCGGGGAACAGATAGGAGAAGGTGATAATGATTATTTTACATGCATAACTAAAG cttacGAAATATTATCTGATCCTGTGAAACGACGAGCATTTAACAGCATAGATCCTACTTTTGATAATTCTGTACCTTCCAAAagtgaagcaaaagaaaacttctttgaagttttttcaccagtttttgaaagaaatgccaG GTGgtcaaataagaaaaatgttcctAAACTTGGGGACATGAACTCATCATTTGAAGAGGTAGATGCATTCTATTCATTTTG GTATAATTTTGATTCCTGGCGAGAGTTTTCCTATTtagatgaagaggaaaaagaaaaagcagaatg TCGAGATGAAAGGAGGTGGattgaaaagcagaacagagctgctagagcactgagaaaaaaagaagaaatgaacagAATCAGGACACTTGTTG ACAATGCATACAGCTGTGATCCCAGGATAAAGAAAtttaaggaggaagaaaaggcaaagaaagaagcagagaagaaagcaaaggtaGAAGCAAAACGAAAAGaacaggaagcaaaagaaaaa CAAAGACAAGCAGAATTAGAAGCAGCACGgttagcaaaagaaaaggaggaagaagaagttAGGCAACAAGCATTAgtagcaaaaaaggaaaaagagatacagaaaaaagcaatcaagaaagaaaggcaaaaactGAGAACGACATGCAag AACTGGAATTACTTTTCTGATAATGAGGCAGATTGTGTTAAAATGATGGAGGAGGTGGAAAAGCTTTGTGATCGTCTTGAGCTAGCAAG tctgCAATGCTTGAATGAAGCACTTACATCCACAacaagggaaggaggaaaggcgGCTGTAGTAAAACAG atagaagaaataaatgaacaaataaggcgagagaaagaagaggcagaagcTCGTATGCGCCAAGCAACAAAGAGTTCAGAAAAGTCATCCACTGGTGGTGGAGGGGGAAGCAAAAATTGGCCAGAAGATGATTTACAGTTGTTAATTAAAGCTGTGAACCTCTTCCCAGCAGGGACTAACTCGAG GTGGGAAGTTATTGCCAATTACATGAACTTGCACTCTGCTACTGGAATAAAACGAACAGCAAAAGATGTCATTAATAAAGCAAAGAGCCTCCAAAAGCTTG ACCCTCATCAAAAAGATGATATAAACAAGAAAGCATTtgacaaatttaaaaaagaacatggTGTGGTGCCTCAGATGGATAGCGCTGCCCCCTCGGAACGATTTGAAG gATCACCTTTAGATTCATCCCCTTGGActacagaagaacaaaagcttTTAGAACAAGCATTGAAGACTTATCCAGTAAATACTCCCGAAAGATGGGAGAAAATAGCAGCAGCTGTTCCGGGCCGGTCAAAAAAAGACTGCATGAAGCGATACAAG GAACTCGTTGAAATGGTCAAGGCGAAGAAAGCTGCTCAAGAACAAGTGATGAATGCTACTAAAGTCAAGAAATGA
- the DNAJC2 gene encoding dnaJ homolog subfamily C member 2 isoform X2 yields MLKTLDPKDWKNQDHYAVLGLGNIRYRATQKQIKAAHKSMVLKHHPDKRKAAGEQIGEGDNDYFTCITKAYEILSDPVKRRAFNSIDPTFDNSVPSKSEAKENFFEVFSPVFERNARWSNKKNVPKLGDMNSSFEEVDAFYSFWYNFDSWREFSYLDEEEKEKAECRDERRWIEKQNRAARALRKKEEMNRIRTLVDNAYSCDPRIKKFKEEEKAKKEAEKKAKVEAKRKEQEAKEKQRQAELEAARLAKEKEEEEVRQQALVAKKEKEIQKKAIKKERQKLRTTCKNWNYFSDNEADCVKMMEEVEKLCDRLELASLQCLNEALTSTTREGGKAAVVKQIEEINEQIRREKEEAEARMRQATKSSEKSSTGGGGGSKNWPEDDLQLLIKAVNLFPAGTNSRWEVIANYMNLHSATGIKRTAKDVINKAKSLQKLDPHQKDDINKKAFDKFKKEHGVVPQMDSAAPSERFEGSPLDSSPWTTEEQKLLEQALKTYPVNTPERWEKIAAAVPGRSKKDCMKRYKELVEMVKAKKAAQEQVMNATKVKK; encoded by the exons ATGTTAAAAACCCTTGATCCAAAGGACTGGAAG AATCAAGACCATTATGCAGTCCTTGGGCTAGGAAATATACGATACAGGGCTACTCAGAAACAAATCAAAGCAGCTC ATAAATCCATGGTTTTGAAACATCATCCAGACAAGCGAAAAGCTGCCGGGGAACAGATAGGAGAAGGTGATAATGATTATTTTACATGCATAACTAAAG cttacGAAATATTATCTGATCCTGTGAAACGACGAGCATTTAACAGCATAGATCCTACTTTTGATAATTCTGTACCTTCCAAAagtgaagcaaaagaaaacttctttgaagttttttcaccagtttttgaaagaaatgccaG GTGgtcaaataagaaaaatgttcctAAACTTGGGGACATGAACTCATCATTTGAAGAGGTAGATGCATTCTATTCATTTTG GTATAATTTTGATTCCTGGCGAGAGTTTTCCTATTtagatgaagaggaaaaagaaaaagcagaatg TCGAGATGAAAGGAGGTGGattgaaaagcagaacagagctgctagagcactgagaaaaaaagaagaaatgaacagAATCAGGACACTTGTTG ACAATGCATACAGCTGTGATCCCAGGATAAAGAAAtttaaggaggaagaaaaggcaaagaaagaagcagagaagaaagcaaaggtaGAAGCAAAACGAAAAGaacaggaagcaaaagaaaaa CAAAGACAAGCAGAATTAGAAGCAGCACGgttagcaaaagaaaaggaggaagaagaagttAGGCAACAAGCATTAgtagcaaaaaaggaaaaagagatacagaaaaaagcaatcaagaaagaaaggcaaaaactGAGAACGACATGCAag AACTGGAATTACTTTTCTGATAATGAGGCAGATTGTGTTAAAATGATGGAGGAGGTGGAAAAGCTTTGTGATCGTCTTGAGCTAGCAAG tctgCAATGCTTGAATGAAGCACTTACATCCACAacaagggaaggaggaaaggcgGCTGTAGTAAAACAG atagaagaaataaatgaacaaataaggcgagagaaagaagaggcagaagcTCGTATGCGCCAAGCAACAAAGAGTTCAGAAAAGTCATCCACTGGTGGTGGAGGGGGAAGCAAAAATTGGCCAGAAGATGATTTACAGTTGTTAATTAAAGCTGTGAACCTCTTCCCAGCAGGGACTAACTCGAG GTGGGAAGTTATTGCCAATTACATGAACTTGCACTCTGCTACTGGAATAAAACGAACAGCAAAAGATGTCATTAATAAAGCAAAGAGCCTCCAAAAGCTTG ACCCTCATCAAAAAGATGATATAAACAAGAAAGCATTtgacaaatttaaaaaagaacatggTGTGGTGCCTCAGATGGATAGCGCTGCCCCCTCGGAACGATTTGAAG gATCACCTTTAGATTCATCCCCTTGGActacagaagaacaaaagcttTTAGAACAAGCATTGAAGACTTATCCAGTAAATACTCCCGAAAGATGGGAGAAAATAGCAGCAGCTGTTCCGGGCCGGTCAAAAAAAGACTGCATGAAGCGATACAAG GAACTCGTTGAAATGGTCAAGGCGAAGAAAGCTGCTCAAGAACAAGTGATGAATGCTACTAAAGTCAAGAAATGA
- the PMPCB gene encoding mitochondrial-processing peptidase subunit beta isoform X1 codes for MAASTAGLAARRLFLPWSARLVRASGSGDRCVHVGTGRLRASKAATEVILNVPETRVSPLENGLQVASEDSGLSTCTVGLWIDAGSRYENEKNNGTAHFLEHMAFKGTKKRSQLDLELEIENMGAHLNAYTSREQTVYYAKAFSKDLPRAVEILADIIQNSTLGEAEIERERGVILREMQEVETNLQEVVFDYLHATAYQKTALGRTILGPTENIKSINRNDLVEYITTHYKGPRMVLAAAGGVSHDELLDLAKCHFGNLPSAPEGGLPPLPPCSFTGSEIRIRDDKMPLAHIAIAVEAAGWSHPDTIPLMVANTLIGNWDRSFGGGVQNLSSKLAQIACHGNLCHSFQSFNTCYTDTGLWGLYMVCEPSTIQDMVHFVQREWIRLCTSVTENEVARAKNLLKTNMLLQLDGSTPICEDIGRQMLCYKRRIPIPELEARIEAIDAQTIREVCTKYIYDKHPAVAAVGPIEQLPEYNKICSGMYWLRE; via the exons TGTGTGCATGTTGGAACAGGCAGGCTCAGAGCTTccaaagcagcaacagaagtAATCTTAAATGTTCCTGAAACTAGGGTGAGTCCTTTGGAAAACGGCTTGCAAGTAGCTTCTGAAGACTCTGGACTCTCAACGTGCACA GTTGGACTTTGGATTGATGCTGGAAGCAGgtatgaaaatgagaagaacaATGGAACTGCTCACTTCCTTGAGCATATGGCTTTCAAG ggaACAAAAAAGAGATCTCAGTTAGACCTTGAACTAGAGATTGAGAACATGGGAGCTCATCTGAATGCATATACATCCAGGGAACAAACTGTCTATTATGCGAAGGCTTTTTCAAAAGACTTACCAAGAG CTGTGGAAATTCTTGCTGACATAATTCAGAACAGTACCCTGGGAGAAGCAGAGATTGAGCGTGAGCGAGGAGTTATACTTCGAGAGATGCAAGAGGTTGAAACCAATTTACAAGAAGTTGTCTTTGATTACCTTCATGCTACAGCGTATCAGAAGACAGCCCTAGGACGGACAATTTTAGGacccactgaaaacatcaa ATCCATAAACCGTAATGACTTGGTGGAGTATATAACAACACATTACAAAGGACCCAGAATggtcctggctgctgctggag GGGTCTCTCATGATGAGCTACTTGACCTAGCAAAGTGCCATTTTGGTAACTTGCCATCTGCTCCAGAAGGAGGACTGCCACCCCTGCCACCTTGTAGCTTCACTGGTAGTGAG ATTCGTATAAGAGATGATAAGATGCCCTTGGCACACATTGCGATAGCTGTTGAAGCAGCGGGCTGGTCGCACCCAGATACAATCCCACTTATGGTAGCAAATACTCTGATAGGTAACTGGGATCGTTCCTTTGGAGGAGGTGTG CAGAATTTATCCAGTAAACTTGCTCAGATTGCCTGCCATGGTAACCTGTGTCACAGTTTCCAGTCCTTCAACACCTGCTACACTGATACAGGGCTGTGGGGACTCTATATGGTCTGTGAGCCATCCACTATACAGGACATGGTGCACTTTGTTCAGAGAGAATG gATAAGACTTTGCACAAgtgttacagaaaatgaagtagCTCGAGCGAAAAATCTTCTAAAGACAAATATGCTGCTACAACTTGATG GGTCCACACCAATCTGTGAAGACATTGGAAGACAAATGCTGTGTTACAAGCGCCGAATCCCAATTCCAGAACTTGAGGCAAGAATTGAA GCTATTGATGCCCAGACTATTAGAGAAGTTTGCACAAAGTACATCTATGATAAGCATCCAGCAGTTGCTGCCGTGG GTCCAATTGAACAACTTCCAGAGTATAACAAAATCTGCAGTGGCATGTATTGGCTTCGTGAGTAG
- the PMPCB gene encoding mitochondrial-processing peptidase subunit beta isoform X2 yields the protein MAASTAGLAARRLFLPWSARLVRASGSGDRCVHVGTGRLRASKAATEVILNVPETRVSPLENGLQVASEDSGLSTCTVGLWIDAGSRYENEKNNGTAHFLEHMAFKGTKKRSQLDLELEIENMGAHLNAYTSREQTVYYAKAFSKDLPRAVEILADIIQNSTLGEAEIERERGVILREMQEVETNLQEVVFDYLHATAYQKTALGRTILGPTENIKSINRNDLVEYITTHYKGPRMVLAAAGGVSHDELLDLAKCHFGNLPSAPEGGLPPLPPCSFTGSEIRIRDDKMPLAHIAIAVEAAGWSHPDTIPLMVANTLIGNWDRSFGGGVNLSSKLAQIACHGNLCHSFQSFNTCYTDTGLWGLYMVCEPSTIQDMVHFVQREWIRLCTSVTENEVARAKNLLKTNMLLQLDGSTPICEDIGRQMLCYKRRIPIPELEARIEAIDAQTIREVCTKYIYDKHPAVAAVGPIEQLPEYNKICSGMYWLRE from the exons TGTGTGCATGTTGGAACAGGCAGGCTCAGAGCTTccaaagcagcaacagaagtAATCTTAAATGTTCCTGAAACTAGGGTGAGTCCTTTGGAAAACGGCTTGCAAGTAGCTTCTGAAGACTCTGGACTCTCAACGTGCACA GTTGGACTTTGGATTGATGCTGGAAGCAGgtatgaaaatgagaagaacaATGGAACTGCTCACTTCCTTGAGCATATGGCTTTCAAG ggaACAAAAAAGAGATCTCAGTTAGACCTTGAACTAGAGATTGAGAACATGGGAGCTCATCTGAATGCATATACATCCAGGGAACAAACTGTCTATTATGCGAAGGCTTTTTCAAAAGACTTACCAAGAG CTGTGGAAATTCTTGCTGACATAATTCAGAACAGTACCCTGGGAGAAGCAGAGATTGAGCGTGAGCGAGGAGTTATACTTCGAGAGATGCAAGAGGTTGAAACCAATTTACAAGAAGTTGTCTTTGATTACCTTCATGCTACAGCGTATCAGAAGACAGCCCTAGGACGGACAATTTTAGGacccactgaaaacatcaa ATCCATAAACCGTAATGACTTGGTGGAGTATATAACAACACATTACAAAGGACCCAGAATggtcctggctgctgctggag GGGTCTCTCATGATGAGCTACTTGACCTAGCAAAGTGCCATTTTGGTAACTTGCCATCTGCTCCAGAAGGAGGACTGCCACCCCTGCCACCTTGTAGCTTCACTGGTAGTGAG ATTCGTATAAGAGATGATAAGATGCCCTTGGCACACATTGCGATAGCTGTTGAAGCAGCGGGCTGGTCGCACCCAGATACAATCCCACTTATGGTAGCAAATACTCTGATAGGTAACTGGGATCGTTCCTTTGGAGGAGGTGTG AATTTATCCAGTAAACTTGCTCAGATTGCCTGCCATGGTAACCTGTGTCACAGTTTCCAGTCCTTCAACACCTGCTACACTGATACAGGGCTGTGGGGACTCTATATGGTCTGTGAGCCATCCACTATACAGGACATGGTGCACTTTGTTCAGAGAGAATG gATAAGACTTTGCACAAgtgttacagaaaatgaagtagCTCGAGCGAAAAATCTTCTAAAGACAAATATGCTGCTACAACTTGATG GGTCCACACCAATCTGTGAAGACATTGGAAGACAAATGCTGTGTTACAAGCGCCGAATCCCAATTCCAGAACTTGAGGCAAGAATTGAA GCTATTGATGCCCAGACTATTAGAGAAGTTTGCACAAAGTACATCTATGATAAGCATCCAGCAGTTGCTGCCGTGG GTCCAATTGAACAACTTCCAGAGTATAACAAAATCTGCAGTGGCATGTATTGGCTTCGTGAGTAG